In Streptomyces dangxiongensis, one DNA window encodes the following:
- a CDS encoding hemolysin family protein produces MTEVLLLLVAILLSIACGAFVAAEFSLTTVERGELERAAERGERGAAGALKAVRNLTFQLSGAQLGITVTNLVVGMLAEPSIAKLLAGPFRAMGLSAGAASSAALLLGTALSTVFLMVVGELVPKNWAISSPLAVALRVGNAQRWFSSAFRPFITHLNNTANHLVRRFGFEPAEELASARGPQELAALARHSAKEGFLEPDTAELFVRTLNLADLTAENVMTPRVQVVALDLKATCEDVANATRATGLSRFPVYRGSLDSVVGTAHIKDVLAVPADQRRHRRVAQVMREPLLVPESLTVDRLLDRLGGRRTMAVVIDEYGGTAGVATLEDIVEEVVGEVRDEHDPHETSGLAPAGADGEGRALYLVDGAARADQLARVGLRLPEGPYETLAGLVATELGRIPAAGDSVHIGGWRLDVSDASGRRAARVLLHAPLDDESTAGSTSGKAGARADGSTGGKAGARADGSTGGRAGAGNDARADGQADARAGERAGGRTDERPEGTR; encoded by the coding sequence ATGACCGAAGTGCTCCTCCTTCTGGTGGCGATCCTGCTGTCGATCGCCTGCGGCGCCTTCGTGGCGGCGGAGTTCTCGCTGACCACGGTCGAGCGGGGCGAGCTGGAGCGGGCCGCCGAGCGCGGCGAGCGCGGCGCCGCGGGCGCCCTGAAGGCCGTACGGAACCTGACCTTCCAGCTCTCCGGCGCCCAGCTCGGCATCACCGTCACCAACCTGGTGGTCGGCATGCTCGCCGAGCCGTCGATCGCGAAGCTGCTCGCCGGCCCGTTCCGGGCGATGGGTCTGTCCGCCGGCGCGGCGAGTTCCGCGGCGCTGCTGCTGGGCACCGCCCTGTCCACGGTGTTCCTGATGGTCGTCGGCGAGCTGGTGCCTAAGAACTGGGCGATCTCGTCGCCGCTGGCCGTGGCCCTGCGCGTGGGGAACGCACAGCGCTGGTTCAGCTCGGCGTTCCGGCCCTTCATCACCCATCTGAACAACACGGCCAACCATCTCGTACGCCGGTTCGGCTTCGAGCCCGCCGAGGAGCTGGCCTCCGCGCGCGGGCCCCAGGAGCTGGCCGCCCTCGCCCGGCACTCCGCCAAGGAAGGCTTCCTGGAGCCGGACACGGCCGAGCTGTTCGTCCGCACGCTGAACCTGGCCGACCTGACCGCGGAGAACGTGATGACACCGCGCGTCCAGGTCGTCGCCCTGGACCTCAAGGCGACCTGCGAGGACGTGGCGAACGCGACCCGGGCCACCGGCCTGTCCCGGTTCCCGGTCTACCGGGGCAGCCTGGACTCCGTCGTCGGCACCGCCCACATCAAGGACGTGCTGGCCGTTCCCGCGGACCAGCGGCGCCACCGCAGGGTCGCCCAGGTGATGCGCGAGCCGCTGCTGGTGCCCGAGTCCCTGACCGTCGACCGGCTGCTGGACCGGCTCGGCGGCCGGCGCACCATGGCCGTCGTGATCGACGAGTACGGCGGCACGGCCGGCGTGGCGACGCTGGAGGACATCGTCGAGGAGGTCGTCGGCGAGGTACGCGACGAGCACGACCCGCACGAGACGTCCGGTCTCGCCCCCGCCGGCGCCGACGGCGAGGGCCGGGCCCTGTACCTGGTCGACGGTGCCGCCCGCGCCGACCAGCTCGCGCGCGTGGGGCTGCGGCTCCCGGAGGGGCCGTACGAGACGCTGGCCGGCCTGGTCGCCACCGAGCTGGGCCGGATACCCGCGGCCGGCGACAGCGTGCACATCGGCGGCTGGCGGCTGGACGTGTCCGACGCCTCCGGCCGCCGGGCCGCCCGCGTACTGCTGCACGCGCCTCTGGACGACGAGAGCACCGCCGGGAGCACGAGCGGGAAAGCCGGCGCCCGGGCCGACGGGAGCACCGGCGGAAAAGCCGGGGCACGAGCCGACGGGAGCACCGGTGGGAGAGCCGGGGCAGGAAATGACGCGCGAGCCGACGGGCAAGCCGACGCACGAGCCGGCGAGAGGGCCGGCGGACGGACCGACGAGAGGCCGGAGGGGACCCGATGA
- a CDS encoding RNA polymerase sigma-70 factor, whose translation MTADLATDVFEEHRPFLMGVAYRMLGRVADAEDVVQDAWLRWYRADRTDVREPRAYLVRITTRLAIDRLRQVQSRGEAYVGPWLPEPYLTEFGDTAPDSADRAVLADTVSLAVLVVLESLSPLERAVFVLREAFGYPYAEIATLLDRGEAAVRQLAGRARRHVAERRPRYDVDPARRRDLTERFIAAAVEGDLEGLMSLLAPDVQLVGDSGGKAKAPLRILHTADKVGRFLVGVSRSGPPGLAFRLVETNGGPAVLIISDDRPDSLFQLDIADDRVTAVYVVRNPDKLRSLAAR comes from the coding sequence GTGACCGCAGACCTCGCCACCGACGTCTTCGAAGAACACCGGCCCTTCCTCATGGGCGTCGCCTACCGCATGCTCGGTCGCGTCGCCGACGCCGAGGACGTGGTCCAGGACGCCTGGCTGCGCTGGTACCGGGCCGACCGCACGGACGTCCGCGAACCGCGTGCCTACCTGGTGCGCATCACCACCCGCCTGGCCATCGACCGGCTGCGGCAGGTGCAGTCGCGCGGCGAGGCGTACGTCGGGCCGTGGCTGCCGGAGCCGTACCTCACCGAATTCGGCGACACCGCACCTGACTCCGCCGACCGTGCAGTGCTCGCCGACACCGTGTCCCTGGCCGTCCTCGTCGTCCTGGAATCGCTCTCACCGCTGGAGCGGGCGGTCTTCGTGCTCCGGGAGGCGTTCGGCTATCCGTACGCCGAGATCGCCACGCTGCTCGACCGCGGCGAGGCGGCGGTACGGCAGCTCGCCGGGCGCGCCCGCCGGCACGTCGCGGAACGGCGCCCGCGCTACGACGTCGACCCCGCCCGGCGCCGGGACCTGACCGAACGCTTCATCGCCGCCGCGGTCGAGGGCGACCTGGAGGGGCTGATGTCCCTGCTCGCCCCGGACGTCCAGTTGGTCGGCGACAGCGGCGGAAAGGCCAAGGCGCCGCTGCGGATCCTGCACACCGCCGACAAGGTCGGCCGCTTCCTCGTCGGCGTCTCGCGGTCCGGCCCGCCGGGACTCGCCTTCCGGCTGGTGGAGACCAACGGAGGCCCCGCCGTGCTCATCATCAGCGACGACCGGCCCGACAGCCTGTTCCAACTGGACATAGCCGACGACCGGGTCACGGCCGTGTACGTCGTCCGCAACCCGGACAAGCTGCGCTCCCTCGCCGCCCGCTGA
- the mug gene encoding G/U mismatch-specific DNA glycosylase: MEAARDRLVPDLVADGLRVLLCGFNPGLMTAATGHHFARPGNRFWPVLHLSGFTPRLLKPAEQPELLSHGLGITNMVARATARADELTAEEYAEGGRLLTEKVTRLRPRWLAVVGVTAYRAAFGDRTARVGPQERTIGGTRVWVLPNPSGLNAHWTAATMAEEFARLREAADTAGHGGSASVTIPSS, from the coding sequence CTGGAGGCCGCCCGCGACCGTCTCGTCCCTGATCTGGTCGCGGACGGTCTGCGGGTGCTCTTATGCGGCTTCAACCCGGGTCTGATGACGGCGGCGACCGGCCACCACTTCGCCCGGCCCGGCAACCGGTTCTGGCCGGTGCTGCACCTGTCCGGGTTCACGCCCCGGCTGCTGAAGCCGGCCGAGCAGCCGGAGCTGCTGTCGCACGGGCTCGGCATCACCAACATGGTGGCGCGGGCGACCGCCCGGGCGGACGAGCTGACCGCCGAGGAGTACGCCGAGGGCGGACGGCTGCTGACCGAGAAGGTGACGCGGCTGCGGCCGAGGTGGCTGGCCGTCGTCGGAGTGACCGCTTACCGCGCCGCCTTCGGTGACCGCACGGCCCGGGTGGGTCCGCAGGAACGGACGATCGGCGGCACCCGGGTGTGGGTGCTGCCCAACCCCAGCGGGCTCAACGCGCACTGGACGGCGGCCACGATGGCGGAGGAGTTCGCCCGGCTGCGGGAGGCGGCGGACACGGCCGGTCACGGCGGGTCGGCCTCCGTCACTATCCCGAGTAGCTGA
- a CDS encoding hemolysin family protein yields MTVLQLLIGLATLVVNAFFVGAEFALISVRRSQIEPLAQEGDRRARSVLWGLEHVSALLAAAQLGITLCTLVLGVVAEPAIAHLLEPVFHATGVPAGVGHAVSFVIALTVATYLHMLLGEMVPKNIALAEPVRSALALGPPLVALSRALRPVIFTVNAFANGLLKLLRVEAKGEVAATFTDSELAEIVKDASEAGLIDNRAQERLHDALELGSRPVRDVVVPLARVVYARVGVTPEQVERLSAESGFSRFPVVDAGRRIVGYLHVKDALDMTPRDLPFRLGDMRSIARVRERTPLDDVLTAMRRGRTHLAAVLGDDGRLAGLVTMEDVLRQLFGQPAQT; encoded by the coding sequence ATGACCGTCCTGCAGCTACTGATCGGCCTGGCGACCCTCGTCGTCAACGCCTTCTTCGTCGGCGCCGAGTTCGCGCTCATCTCCGTGCGCCGCTCACAGATCGAGCCGCTCGCCCAGGAGGGTGACCGGCGGGCGCGGAGCGTGCTGTGGGGCCTGGAGCACGTGTCGGCCCTGCTGGCCGCCGCACAGCTCGGCATCACGCTGTGCACACTGGTGCTGGGTGTGGTCGCCGAGCCCGCGATCGCGCATCTGCTGGAGCCGGTGTTCCACGCGACCGGCGTGCCGGCGGGCGTCGGTCACGCCGTGTCCTTCGTGATCGCGCTGACGGTCGCGACCTACCTGCACATGCTGCTCGGCGAGATGGTCCCCAAGAACATCGCGCTCGCCGAGCCGGTGCGCAGCGCGCTGGCTCTCGGTCCTCCCCTGGTCGCGCTGTCCCGGGCGCTGCGGCCGGTGATCTTCACGGTCAACGCCTTCGCCAACGGTCTGCTGAAGCTGCTCCGGGTGGAGGCCAAGGGCGAGGTCGCGGCGACCTTCACCGACTCCGAACTGGCCGAGATCGTGAAGGACGCCAGTGAGGCGGGCCTGATCGACAACCGGGCGCAGGAACGGCTGCACGACGCCCTGGAGCTGGGCAGCCGCCCGGTACGGGACGTGGTGGTACCGCTGGCACGCGTGGTCTACGCGCGCGTGGGCGTCACCCCGGAGCAGGTGGAGCGGCTGTCGGCCGAGTCGGGCTTCTCCCGCTTCCCGGTGGTCGACGCGGGCCGCCGCATCGTGGGCTACCTGCATGTGAAGGACGCGCTGGACATGACACCGCGGGACCTGCCGTTCCGGCTGGGCGACATGCGGTCCATCGCGCGCGTACGGGAGCGGACCCCGCTGGACGACGTGCTCACCGCGATGCGGCGCGGCCGTACGCATCTCGCGGCCGTGCTCGGCGACGACGGCCGGCTGGCCGGCCTGGTGACCATGGAGGACGTGCTGCGCCAGTTGTTCGGCCAGCCGGCCCAGACCTGA
- a CDS encoding SGNH/GDSL hydrolase family protein, which translates to MQTNPTPPPFTSLVAVGDSFTEGMSDLLPDGSYRGWADLLAARMAARTPGFRYANLAVRGKLIGQIVDEQVPLAAAMRPDVITLVGGLNDALRPKCDMNRVRDLLTEAVERLTPSCERLVLMRSPGRRGPVLERFRPRMEELFACLEELADKHGALLVDLYGAPALADPWLWDVDRLHLTAEGHRRVAEAVWQTLGHEAEDAEWHVPMAQTLPPGWVSRRVADARFARQHLLPWIGRRLTGRSSGDGRPPKRPDLLPYEGRA; encoded by the coding sequence ATGCAGACGAATCCCACTCCTCCCCCCTTCACCAGCCTGGTCGCCGTCGGTGACTCGTTCACCGAGGGCATGTCGGACCTGCTGCCCGACGGCTCCTACCGGGGCTGGGCCGACCTGCTCGCCGCGCGGATGGCCGCCCGCACCCCGGGGTTCCGGTACGCCAATCTGGCCGTGCGCGGGAAGCTGATCGGGCAGATCGTCGATGAGCAGGTGCCCCTGGCGGCGGCCATGAGGCCCGACGTCATCACCCTGGTCGGCGGCCTCAACGACGCCCTGCGTCCCAAGTGCGACATGAACCGGGTCCGGGATCTGCTCACCGAGGCCGTGGAGCGGCTGACGCCCTCCTGCGAGCGGCTGGTGCTGATGCGCAGCCCCGGCCGCCGGGGCCCGGTGCTGGAACGGTTCCGGCCGCGCATGGAGGAGCTGTTCGCCTGCCTGGAGGAGCTGGCGGACAAGCACGGTGCCCTGTTGGTCGACCTGTACGGGGCGCCCGCGCTGGCCGACCCGTGGCTGTGGGACGTGGACCGGCTGCACCTGACGGCGGAGGGCCACCGACGGGTCGCCGAGGCGGTGTGGCAGACGCTCGGCCACGAGGCGGAGGACGCCGAGTGGCATGTGCCCATGGCGCAGACGCTCCCGCCGGGCTGGGTGTCGCGCCGGGTCGCCGACGCCCGGTTCGCCCGTCAGCACCTGCTCCCGTGGATAGGCCGCCGCCTGACCGGCCGCTCGTCGGGCGACGGCCGCCCGCCCAAGCGCCCGGACCTGCTGCCGTACGAGGGGCGGGCGTAG
- a CDS encoding response regulator transcription factor, protein MPVTVLLVDDEPLVRAGLRAVLTAQPDIEVVGEAADGAAVVPLVRRLRPDVVAMDVRMPLLDGIEATRAVLRTVAEPPRILVVTTFEDDEYVYEALRAGADGFLLKRARPAEIVHAVRLVAKGGSLLFPASVRRLATRYGDGRRPARAALERARLTEREAEVRRLMARGLSNAEIAARLFLGTETVKSHVSAVLAKLGARDRTQAVIAAYESGFVEPG, encoded by the coding sequence ATGCCGGTCACCGTTCTCCTCGTCGACGACGAACCCCTGGTCCGCGCGGGTCTGCGGGCCGTGCTGACGGCGCAGCCCGACATCGAGGTGGTGGGCGAGGCGGCCGACGGCGCGGCGGTCGTCCCGCTGGTCCGGCGACTGCGGCCGGACGTGGTCGCCATGGATGTGCGGATGCCTCTGCTGGACGGGATCGAGGCCACGCGCGCGGTGCTGCGCACGGTGGCCGAGCCGCCGAGGATTCTCGTGGTGACCACGTTCGAGGACGACGAGTACGTGTACGAGGCGTTACGCGCGGGCGCCGACGGGTTCCTGCTGAAGCGGGCCCGGCCGGCCGAGATCGTGCACGCGGTACGGCTCGTGGCGAAGGGCGGGTCGCTGCTGTTCCCGGCCTCCGTACGGCGCCTCGCCACCCGGTACGGCGACGGCCGCCGTCCGGCACGGGCCGCGCTGGAGCGGGCCCGGCTGACCGAGCGGGAGGCGGAGGTGCGGCGGCTGATGGCGCGGGGGCTGTCGAACGCGGAGATCGCCGCCCGGCTGTTCCTGGGCACCGAGACGGTGAAGTCCCACGTGAGTGCCGTCCTGGCCAAGCTGGGGGCGCGCGACCGCACCCAGGCTGTGATCGCGGCCTACGAGTCGGGCTTCGTGGAGCCGGGGTGA
- a CDS encoding IS30 family transposase encodes MSNEEACRIVGINPRTGREWRNGRSERSRGTSRPGKRTRPAVQPLTGETRMFVPHPLNGERVRRPAVSGRYLSEDERSRIADLRREKLSIRKIAAELGRSPSTISREIRRNCNPDVSPRHPAYYRPFAAHKRAETRRRRPKPRRIHGTPELRDFIQKHLDKRWSPEQIAHVLRRQFPGRPDMHVSHETIYRALYAQARDGVWREISRRLRTGRCMRKRRRQPDQRQPRFLHPMTMISQRPAEADDRTVPGHWEGDLIIGAKGRSAIGTLVERSTRYTLLVHLPDGYMPGRMRDALLDTVKALPASLKRSLTWDQGAEMAHHYAFSEASGVPVYFCEPRSPWQRGSNENTNGLLRQYFPKGTDLSRHTREDLEAVATELNNRPRKALDWETPAERLNEALNTDHNHSRVASIC; translated from the coding sequence GTGAGCAACGAGGAAGCTTGTCGCATTGTCGGCATTAACCCCAGAACCGGGCGTGAGTGGCGTAACGGACGCAGTGAGCGTTCGAGGGGCACCTCACGGCCGGGTAAGAGGACCAGGCCGGCGGTCCAGCCCCTCACGGGCGAGACGCGCATGTTCGTCCCGCACCCTCTCAACGGGGAGAGGGTGCGGCGGCCCGCGGTCTCTGGCCGCTACCTGTCCGAGGACGAGCGGAGCCGCATCGCCGACCTGCGCAGGGAGAAGCTCTCGATCCGGAAGATCGCCGCTGAACTGGGCCGCAGCCCTTCGACCATCAGCCGTGAGATCCGGCGCAACTGCAACCCCGACGTCAGCCCGCGCCACCCCGCCTACTACCGCCCCTTCGCCGCTCACAAGCGGGCTGAGACACGCCGCCGACGCCCCAAGCCGCGTCGGATCCACGGCACCCCGGAGCTGCGGGACTTCATCCAGAAACACCTGGACAAACGGTGGAGCCCCGAGCAGATCGCACACGTGCTACGGCGCCAGTTCCCAGGCCGGCCCGACATGCATGTCTCCCACGAGACGATCTACCGAGCTTTATACGCACAGGCCAGAGACGGTGTGTGGCGTGAGATCTCCCGGCGCCTGCGCACTGGCCGCTGCATGCGCAAGCGGCGCAGGCAGCCCGATCAGCGGCAGCCGCGATTCCTTCACCCGATGACCATGATCAGCCAGCGGCCCGCCGAAGCCGATGATCGCACCGTCCCGGGTCACTGGGAAGGCGACCTGATCATCGGTGCGAAGGGCCGCTCAGCGATCGGCACGCTCGTGGAGCGCAGCACCCGCTACACCTTGCTCGTCCACCTCCCGGACGGCTACATGCCCGGCCGCATGCGCGACGCCCTGCTGGATACCGTCAAGGCACTCCCAGCCAGCCTCAAACGCTCGCTGACCTGGGACCAAGGAGCCGAGATGGCCCACCACTACGCCTTCTCAGAAGCATCCGGAGTGCCCGTGTACTTCTGCGAGCCGCGAAGCCCGTGGCAGCGCGGCTCCAACGAGAACACCAACGGACTGCTCAGACAGTACTTCCCGAAAGGCACCGACCTTTCCAGGCACACCCGTGAGGACCTGGAGGCCGTGGCCACCGAACTCAACAACCGGCCCAGGAAGGCGCTCGACTGGGAGACCCCAGCCGAGCGCCTGAACGAGGCACTGAACACCGATCACAACCACTCACGTGTTGCGTCGATTTGTTGA
- a CDS encoding GntR family transcriptional regulator has protein sequence MGTTQLESVPEPKYWHLKTVLTEALDSEFSVGEILPNERDLAARFGVARATLRQALEQLELEGRLQRRRGVGTTVAPPRVGVAVGTEQHTWPGAAADDWQPLDSVQAPPPAAVAAALETGPDETVHIVRRSRMSHGQQVGTELLYIPAASLPDLTAIDAPSGTARARAVLRELQHLPLEGEDRAVELGSARAEDARELDRLPGSPVLVVTTRFFAQGRTAALSVATYRADTCRLTFGESTGVEIHHDPERQAS, from the coding sequence GTGGGGACCACTCAGCTCGAATCGGTGCCGGAACCGAAGTACTGGCATCTCAAGACCGTGCTCACCGAGGCACTGGACTCGGAGTTCTCGGTCGGCGAGATCCTGCCCAACGAGCGTGACCTCGCGGCCCGCTTCGGCGTGGCGCGCGCGACGCTCCGCCAGGCGTTGGAGCAGTTGGAGCTGGAGGGCCGGCTGCAACGCCGCCGCGGGGTGGGCACGACCGTCGCGCCCCCGCGCGTCGGCGTGGCCGTCGGTACCGAACAGCACACCTGGCCCGGCGCCGCCGCGGACGACTGGCAGCCCCTGGACAGCGTCCAGGCGCCGCCGCCCGCCGCCGTCGCCGCGGCCCTGGAGACAGGCCCGGACGAGACCGTCCACATCGTGCGCCGCTCCCGCATGTCCCACGGCCAGCAGGTCGGCACCGAGCTGCTCTACATCCCGGCGGCCTCCCTGCCCGACCTGACCGCGATCGACGCCCCGTCCGGCACGGCACGCGCGCGTGCGGTGCTGCGCGAGTTGCAGCACCTGCCGCTGGAGGGGGAGGACCGCGCCGTCGAGCTGGGCTCCGCGCGGGCGGAGGACGCCCGGGAACTCGACCGGCTCCCCGGCTCGCCCGTCCTGGTCGTCACCACCCGCTTCTTCGCCCAGGGCCGTACGGCGGCCCTGTCGGTCGCGACCTACCGCGCCGACACCTGCCGGCTGACCTTCGGCGAGTCGACGGGCGTGGAGATACACCACGACCCGGAACGCCAGGCGTCCTGA
- the purB gene encoding adenylosuccinate lyase, with protein MTSAPAKPRIPNVLAGRYASAQLATLWSPEQKVKLERQLWLAVLRAQKDLGIEVPQEAIADYERVLDTVDLASIAEREKVTRHDVKARIEEFNDLAGHEHVHKGMTSRDLTENVEQLQIRLSLELMRDRTVAVLARLGKLAGEYAELVMAGRSHNVAAQATTLGKRFATAADELLVAYGRVEELLGRYPLRGIKGPVGTAQDMLDLLGGDAGKLAELETRIARHLGFSQAFTSVGQVYPRSLDYEVVTALVQLAAGPSSLARTVRLMAGHELVTEGFKPGQVGSSAMPHKMNTRSCERVNGLMVVLRGYASMTGELAGDQWNEGDVSCSVVRRVALPDAFFALDGLLETFLTVLDEFGAFPAVVARELDRYLPFLATTKVLMGAVRAGVGREVAHEAIKENAVATALAMREQGAERNDLLDKLAADERLPLDREQLAALMADKLSFTGAAADQVALVAGRIEDIVERHPEAAGYTPGAIL; from the coding sequence GTGACTTCTGCGCCCGCCAAGCCCCGCATCCCGAACGTCCTCGCCGGACGCTACGCCTCCGCCCAGCTCGCCACGCTCTGGTCCCCCGAGCAGAAGGTGAAACTGGAGCGGCAGCTCTGGCTCGCCGTGCTGCGGGCCCAGAAGGACCTCGGCATCGAGGTGCCGCAGGAGGCGATCGCCGACTACGAGCGTGTCCTCGACACCGTCGACCTGGCCTCGATCGCCGAGCGCGAGAAGGTCACCCGGCACGACGTGAAGGCACGGATCGAGGAGTTCAACGACCTCGCCGGGCACGAGCACGTGCACAAGGGCATGACCTCCCGCGACCTCACCGAGAACGTCGAGCAGTTGCAGATCCGGCTCTCGCTGGAGCTGATGCGCGACCGTACGGTGGCCGTGCTGGCGCGCCTCGGCAAGCTGGCCGGCGAGTACGCCGAGCTGGTCATGGCCGGCCGCTCGCACAACGTCGCCGCGCAGGCCACGACCCTGGGCAAGCGTTTCGCGACCGCCGCCGACGAGCTGCTCGTGGCTTACGGGCGCGTGGAGGAGCTGCTCGGCCGCTACCCGCTGCGCGGCATCAAGGGACCGGTCGGCACCGCGCAGGACATGCTGGACCTGCTGGGCGGCGACGCCGGCAAGCTCGCCGAGCTGGAGACCCGGATCGCCCGGCACCTCGGTTTCTCGCAGGCCTTCACCTCGGTCGGCCAGGTCTACCCGCGCTCGCTGGACTACGAGGTCGTCACCGCGCTGGTGCAACTGGCGGCGGGGCCGTCCTCGCTGGCCAGGACGGTGCGGCTGATGGCCGGGCACGAGCTGGTCACCGAGGGCTTCAAGCCGGGCCAGGTCGGTTCCTCGGCGATGCCGCACAAGATGAACACCCGCTCCTGCGAACGCGTCAACGGTCTGATGGTCGTGCTGCGCGGCTACGCCTCGATGACGGGCGAGCTGGCGGGCGACCAGTGGAACGAGGGCGACGTGTCCTGCTCGGTGGTGCGCCGGGTCGCGCTGCCGGACGCCTTCTTCGCGCTGGACGGCCTGCTGGAGACCTTCCTGACCGTCCTCGACGAGTTCGGCGCCTTCCCGGCCGTGGTCGCCCGTGAGCTGGACCGCTACCTGCCGTTCCTGGCCACCACCAAGGTGCTCATGGGCGCGGTGCGGGCCGGTGTCGGCCGCGAGGTCGCGCACGAGGCGATCAAGGAGAACGCCGTGGCCACCGCGCTCGCGATGCGCGAGCAGGGCGCCGAGCGCAACGACCTGCTGGACAAGCTCGCCGCGGACGAGCGGCTGCCGCTCGACCGCGAGCAACTGGCCGCGCTGATGGCCGACAAGCTGTCCTTCACCGGCGCCGCCGCCGACCAGGTCGCCCTGGTCGCCGGCCGGATCGAGGACATCGTCGAGCGGCACCCGGAGGCCGCCGGATACACCCCCGGAGCGATCCTCTGA
- a CDS encoding alpha/beta fold hydrolase — MSATVSFPVPTPHGPRDVTVSYARVGRGEPLVLLHGIGHHRQAWDPVVDILATERDVIAVDLPGFGASPALPDGLAYDLPTTHTVLGSLFEALELDRPHVAGNSLGGLLALELGREKLVRSVTALSPAGFWTEAERRYAFTVLLTMRGIAQRLPLPLVERLARTAAGRTALTSTIYARPGRRSPEAVVAETLALVGAAGFEATLRAGSTVRFADALPGLPVTVAWGTRDRILVRRQGVRAKQLIPHARLVRLPGCGHCPMNDDPALIARVILDGSR; from the coding sequence ATGTCCGCCACCGTCTCCTTCCCGGTCCCCACGCCGCACGGCCCGCGGGACGTGACCGTGTCCTACGCGCGCGTGGGCCGCGGCGAGCCGCTGGTCCTGCTGCACGGCATCGGCCACCACCGGCAGGCCTGGGACCCGGTCGTGGACATCCTCGCCACCGAGCGCGACGTGATCGCCGTCGACCTGCCGGGCTTCGGCGCGTCCCCGGCCCTGCCCGACGGGCTGGCCTACGACCTGCCCACCACCCACACCGTGCTCGGCTCCCTGTTCGAGGCGCTGGAGCTGGACCGGCCCCACGTCGCCGGCAACTCGCTGGGCGGCCTGCTCGCGCTGGAGCTGGGCCGGGAGAAGCTCGTACGCTCCGTCACCGCCCTGTCGCCGGCCGGGTTCTGGACGGAGGCCGAGCGGCGGTACGCGTTCACGGTGCTGCTCACGATGCGCGGCATCGCCCAGCGGCTCCCGCTGCCCCTGGTGGAGCGGCTGGCGCGTACGGCGGCCGGCCGGACGGCACTGACCAGCACCATCTACGCCCGCCCCGGCCGCCGTTCCCCGGAGGCGGTGGTCGCCGAGACGCTCGCGCTCGTGGGGGCCGCCGGCTTCGAGGCGACCCTGCGGGCGGGCTCCACCGTCCGGTTCGCCGACGCTCTGCCGGGCCTGCCGGTCACGGTGGCCTGGGGGACCCGGGACCGTATTCTCGTGCGCCGCCAGGGCGTCCGGGCCAAGCAGCTCATCCCGCACGCCCGGCTGGTCCGGCTGCCCGGCTGCGGGCACTGCCCGATGAACGACGACCCGGCGCTGATCGCCCGGGTCATCCTGGACGGCAGCCGCTGA